One window of the Alphaproteobacteria bacterium genome contains the following:
- a CDS encoding DUF2312 domain-containing protein, producing the protein MSDTGGIAADRLRSFIERVERLEEDRANLNADIREVYSEAKSAGFDAKTMRQIVRLRKLEPAERQEQEHLLEVYRNAIGF; encoded by the coding sequence ATGTCGGACACCGGTGGAATTGCGGCCGATCGCCTGCGAAGCTTTATCGAGCGGGTTGAACGGCTGGAGGAAGACCGCGCCAACCTGAACGCGGATATCCGCGAGGTCTATTCGGAGGCCAAGTCGGCCGGGTTCGACGCCAAGACGATGCGCCAGATCGTGCGCCTGCGGAAGCTTGAGCCCGCCGAGCGCCAGGAGCAGGAGCATCTGCTTGAGGTGTATCGCAACGCCATCGGCTTCTAG
- a CDS encoding GNAT family N-acetyltransferase — protein sequence MDEAERRRLSASLQIRTAAPTDPDSLWCRDRYFDELNRRFPGGFDAGPGGAGGADADTDMTAPAGRFVLARIEFPGNVRPVGCGGVVVRTSDAGPAFAEIKRMWVDDTLRGLGIGYRILNALEVAAHEMGCHLLRLDSNGALPEARALYRRCGYAEIPRYNDNPYAQLWFEKSVG from the coding sequence ATGGATGAGGCAGAACGCCGGCGCCTCAGCGCCTCTCTGCAGATCAGGACGGCGGCGCCGACCGATCCCGATTCTCTCTGGTGCCGGGATCGCTATTTCGACGAACTGAACAGGCGCTTTCCGGGTGGCTTCGACGCCGGCCCGGGCGGCGCGGGCGGCGCCGACGCAGACACGGACATGACCGCCCCGGCGGGCCGTTTTGTTCTGGCGCGCATCGAGTTTCCCGGAAATGTGCGCCCGGTCGGCTGTGGCGGGGTGGTCGTCCGTACCTCCGACGCGGGACCCGCCTTCGCCGAAATTAAGCGCATGTGGGTCGACGACACGCTGCGCGGCCTCGGTATCGGCTACCGGATTCTCAACGCGTTGGAAGTCGCGGCCCACGAGATGGGCTGTCACCTGCTTCGCCTGGATTCCAACGGGGCCTTGCCGGAGGCCCGTGCGCTTTACCGCCGTTGTGGCTACGCCGAAATTCCGCGCTACAACGACAACCCCTACGCCCAGCTCTGGTTCGAGAAAAGCGTCGGCTGA
- a CDS encoding DUF1244 domain-containing protein gives MADLDTQTQTELEAAAFRTLVQHLRDHPEVQNIDLMNLADFCRNCLSKWYKAAADEKGVDLDYDAARELVYGMPYAEWKDKHQTEATPEQLAKMKEKAGH, from the coding sequence ATGGCCGACCTCGACACCCAGACCCAGACCGAGCTGGAAGCTGCGGCTTTCCGCACATTGGTTCAGCATCTGCGCGACCACCCGGAAGTCCAGAATATCGACCTGATGAACCTCGCCGACTTCTGCCGAAACTGCCTGTCCAAATGGTACAAGGCAGCCGCCGACGAGAAGGGGGTCGACCTCGACTATGACGCCGCGCGCGAACTCGTCTACGGCATGCCCTATGCCGAGTGGAAGGACAAGCATCAGACCGAGGCGACACCCGAGCAACTCGCGAAGATGAAGGAAAAGGCCGGGCACTGA
- a CDS encoding carboxylate-amine ligase: MTADADDVYTLGIEEEYLLVDPETRELAVDPPDDLLRDCAALIPAETGTVSPEFLKAQIEVGTSVCSNMGEARTRLSALRQAVITTAEAHGYRVIAASTHPIADWHDTQHTDKERYNELAADLQTVARRLLICGMHVHVGVDDDERRIDVMNQVSYFLPHLLALSTSSPFWQAQDTGLLSYRLSVFDELPRTGLPERFESWGEYVRHVEALTDAGLIEDASKIWWDARPSARFPTVEMRITDVCTTMEDSLTIAALFTCFVSMITRLRRSNQRWRIYSNMLINENRWRAQRYGLSEGMVDFGKGEIVPFATLLDEMLDLVGPDADMLGCRAEIEHARAIQNRGTSAHRQLDVYRAAVAAGADHTEALRRVVDWLIDETRIS; the protein is encoded by the coding sequence ATGACGGCTGACGCGGACGACGTCTACACGCTCGGTATTGAGGAGGAGTATCTTCTCGTCGATCCGGAGACGCGCGAACTCGCGGTCGATCCGCCGGATGATCTGTTGCGCGATTGCGCGGCGCTGATTCCGGCGGAGACGGGCACGGTCTCGCCGGAATTCCTGAAGGCGCAGATCGAGGTGGGGACGTCCGTCTGTTCGAATATGGGCGAAGCCCGCACGCGCCTCTCGGCGCTCCGGCAGGCGGTCATCACGACGGCGGAGGCGCATGGCTACCGGGTCATCGCCGCCTCGACGCACCCGATTGCCGACTGGCACGACACCCAGCACACCGACAAGGAACGCTATAACGAGCTGGCGGCCGACCTGCAGACCGTGGCCCGGCGCCTGCTGATCTGCGGCATGCATGTCCATGTCGGGGTCGATGACGATGAGCGCCGTATCGACGTCATGAACCAGGTCAGTTATTTCCTGCCGCATCTGCTCGCCCTGTCGACATCGTCGCCCTTCTGGCAGGCCCAGGACACAGGTCTGCTGAGCTACCGATTGAGCGTGTTCGACGAGTTGCCGCGAACGGGCCTGCCCGAGCGTTTCGAGAGCTGGGGCGAATATGTCCGCCATGTGGAGGCGCTGACCGACGCGGGGCTGATCGAGGATGCGTCCAAGATCTGGTGGGATGCGCGGCCGAGCGCCCGGTTCCCCACGGTCGAGATGCGGATCACCGATGTCTGCACGACCATGGAGGACAGCCTGACCATCGCGGCGCTGTTTACCTGCTTCGTCTCGATGATCACCCGGCTTCGCCGTTCGAACCAGCGCTGGCGCATCTATTCCAACATGCTCATCAACGAGAATCGCTGGCGGGCCCAGCGCTACGGCCTGTCCGAGGGGATGGTCGATTTCGGCAAGGGCGAGATCGTTCCCTTCGCCACGCTGCTCGACGAGATGCTGGATCTCGTCGGCCCCGACGCGGACATGCTCGGCTGCCGGGCCGAGATCGAGCATGCCCGCGCAATTCAGAATCGCGGCACCAGCGCCCATCGCCAGCTCGACGTGTACCGGGCCGCCGTCGCGGCGGGCGCCGACCACACCGAGGCGCTGCGCCGGGTGGTTGACTGGCTGATCGACGAGACCCGTATCTCTTAG
- a CDS encoding N-formylglutamate amidohydrolase, producing MKDVVPDQVAHGLLAPDEALPFEIVNPDAEGRVLLVCDHASHAVPRALDGLGLDEIELLRHIGWDIGAANVTRHLAAALDAPAVLGGYSRLVIDCNRELDHPGLLLAESDGTPVPANANLTAAERDARIAEIHTPFHAAIEREIARLRAANGPDTNPVILSIHSFTPIMDDIERPWQIGILWNRDARIPEPLIARLRRESDLNVGDNEPYSARFGYGYTLERHGDGLGLANALVEIRQELIDTPRGVTQWSDRLLAALHDVLARDDIYRPAGVPAHDG from the coding sequence ATGAAAGATGTTGTCCCCGACCAGGTCGCGCATGGCCTGCTCGCGCCTGATGAGGCGCTGCCCTTCGAGATCGTGAATCCCGACGCGGAAGGCCGGGTTCTGCTGGTCTGCGACCATGCCAGCCACGCGGTGCCCCGTGCGCTCGACGGGCTCGGTCTCGACGAGATCGAATTGCTGCGCCATATCGGCTGGGATATCGGGGCGGCGAACGTCACCCGACACCTCGCCGCGGCACTCGATGCGCCAGCGGTCCTGGGCGGCTATTCGCGCCTGGTCATCGACTGCAACCGGGAGCTCGACCATCCGGGCCTGCTGCTGGCGGAAAGCGACGGCACACCCGTGCCGGCGAATGCAAACCTGACGGCCGCGGAGCGCGATGCCCGCATTGCGGAGATTCACACGCCGTTCCATGCCGCCATCGAGCGGGAGATCGCGCGGCTTCGTGCGGCCAACGGACCGGACACGAACCCGGTCATCCTGTCGATTCACAGCTTCACGCCGATCATGGACGACATCGAGCGGCCCTGGCAGATCGGCATCCTGTGGAACCGGGACGCCCGCATCCCCGAACCCCTGATCGCGCGGCTGCGCCGGGAAAGCGACCTGAACGTGGGCGACAATGAGCCCTATTCGGCGCGGTTCGGCTATGGCTACACCCTCGAACGCCATGGCGACGGTCTCGGGCTGGCCAACGCTTTGGTCGAAATCCGCCAGGAACTGATCGACACCCCGCGCGGCGTGACGCAATGGTCCGACCGCCTGCTTGCCGCGCTGCACGACGTGCTTGCGCGTGACGATATCTATCGCCCGGCGGGGGTTCCGGCCCATGACGGCTGA
- a CDS encoding Dps family protein gives MSENPGQIGVNIGIPEDQRRAIADGLSRLLADTYTLYLKTHNFHWNVTGPMFNTLHTMFEVQYNELALAVDEIAERIRALGFPAPGSYAAFSKLSSIPEADGVPDASEMIKQLAEGQETVARTAREVFTSADDGNDQPTADLLTQRMNLHEKNAWMLRSFLA, from the coding sequence ATGTCCGAAAATCCCGGCCAGATTGGTGTCAATATTGGTATTCCCGAAGATCAGCGGCGCGCGATCGCCGATGGGCTCTCGCGGCTGTTGGCGGACACCTATACGCTGTATCTCAAGACCCACAATTTCCACTGGAACGTGACCGGTCCGATGTTCAACACGCTGCACACGATGTTCGAGGTGCAGTACAACGAGCTCGCCCTGGCCGTGGACGAGATCGCCGAGCGCATCCGCGCCCTCGGTTTCCCGGCGCCCGGAAGCTATGCGGCGTTCTCCAAGCTCTCTTCCATTCCCGAGGCGGACGGTGTGCCCGACGCGTCGGAGATGATCAAGCAGCTCGCCGAGGGCCAGGAAACGGTCGCCCGGACGGCCCGCGAGGTCTTCACTTCGGCCGACGACGGCAACGACCAGCCGACCGCCGACCTGCTGACCCAGCGCATGAACCTGCATGAAAAGAACGCCTGGATGCTGCGCAGCTTCCTCGCCTAG
- a CDS encoding elongation factor G, with product MAETFGAGPRCVALVGPYLSGKTSLMEAMLFAAGAVTRKGSVKDGNTVGDASPISRKRGFSTELNVAHCLFMDEPWAIVDCPGSIEFSQDARNALMVADIAVIVVEADAAKASALSPTLKFINDNQIPHVLFINKLDNPSSSLEETVAALQAVSDQPLVLRHLPIHEGEATVGYVDLISQRAYAYRQGDMSETIEAPPEVDDARMQAHQAMLESLADFDDDLLEKLLDDIVPDDKEVYRDLTENLAADRIVPVMIGAAERQSGVFRLWKSLRHDAPAVAVTAARRGFDPVGEPLVQVFKTAQARTGKLSHARVWSGDVGDGMNLGGARVGGLFEMMGQDQTKISEAGAGAIVAIGRLEDAATGDLLSASGRDSGGDAWPALLPPVYAVALAPEKRDDEVKMSAALAKLVEEDPSYIVQHNADTRELVLWGQGEIHLAVAAERLAEMYKVDVTTSPPAVPYKETIRKTTEQHARHKKQSGGHGQFGDVQIEIKPLPRGAGFEFSNRVVGGAVPKQYIPSVETGVRNFLDRGPLGFPIVDVSVCLLDGQHHAVDSSDMAFQTAAQIAMREGLAKCGPVLLEPVCKVDIDVPSEHTSKVNQVVTGRRGQLLGFDAKAGWNGWDTVQALMPQSEMSDLIIELRSLSQGAGTFRFAFDHLQELTGREAETVLQARQKAA from the coding sequence ATGGCTGAGACATTCGGTGCCGGGCCACGGTGCGTGGCTCTGGTGGGACCTTATCTGAGCGGCAAGACGTCGCTCATGGAAGCGATGTTGTTCGCCGCCGGCGCGGTGACGCGCAAGGGCAGCGTGAAAGACGGCAACACCGTTGGCGATGCGTCCCCGATCTCCCGGAAGCGCGGTTTTTCAACGGAACTCAACGTTGCCCACTGCCTGTTCATGGACGAGCCCTGGGCGATTGTCGATTGCCCCGGTTCGATCGAGTTCAGCCAGGACGCGCGCAATGCGCTGATGGTCGCCGACATTGCGGTGATCGTCGTCGAGGCCGACGCGGCGAAGGCGAGCGCTCTCTCGCCGACACTTAAATTCATTAACGACAACCAGATTCCCCACGTCCTGTTCATCAACAAACTCGACAATCCGAGTTCGAGCCTCGAGGAGACGGTCGCGGCCCTGCAGGCGGTCTCCGATCAGCCGCTGGTGCTGCGCCACCTGCCGATCCATGAGGGAGAGGCGACGGTCGGCTATGTCGATCTGATCAGCCAGCGTGCCTATGCCTACCGGCAGGGCGATATGTCCGAGACCATCGAGGCCCCGCCGGAAGTGGACGATGCGCGCATGCAGGCGCATCAGGCGATGCTCGAATCCCTGGCCGATTTCGATGACGATCTGCTCGAAAAACTGCTCGACGACATCGTGCCCGACGACAAGGAGGTGTATCGCGACCTGACCGAGAATCTGGCCGCCGACAGGATCGTGCCGGTGATGATCGGCGCCGCCGAACGGCAGAGCGGCGTGTTCCGGCTCTGGAAATCGTTGCGCCACGACGCGCCGGCCGTCGCGGTCACCGCGGCGCGGCGGGGCTTCGACCCGGTTGGGGAGCCGCTGGTGCAGGTCTTCAAGACGGCCCAGGCGCGTACGGGCAAGCTCAGCCATGCGCGGGTCTGGTCCGGCGACGTCGGCGACGGGATGAACCTCGGCGGTGCGCGTGTCGGCGGGCTGTTCGAGATGATGGGGCAGGATCAGACGAAGATTTCCGAGGCGGGGGCCGGTGCGATCGTGGCCATCGGCCGGCTGGAGGATGCTGCGACCGGCGATCTGCTCTCCGCGTCGGGCCGCGACAGCGGCGGCGATGCCTGGCCGGCGCTCCTGCCGCCCGTCTATGCGGTGGCGCTCGCGCCGGAGAAACGCGACGACGAGGTCAAGATGTCCGCCGCCCTGGCGAAATTGGTCGAGGAGGACCCGTCCTACATCGTCCAGCATAATGCCGACACGCGCGAGCTTGTCTTGTGGGGGCAGGGGGAAATCCATCTCGCGGTTGCGGCCGAACGCCTGGCCGAGATGTACAAGGTCGATGTGACCACCTCGCCGCCCGCGGTGCCCTACAAGGAAACCATCCGCAAGACGACCGAACAGCATGCGCGCCACAAGAAGCAGTCTGGCGGGCATGGTCAGTTCGGCGATGTGCAGATCGAGATCAAGCCGCTGCCACGCGGTGCGGGGTTCGAATTTTCCAACCGGGTCGTGGGCGGCGCGGTGCCGAAGCAGTACATCCCGTCGGTCGAAACCGGCGTGCGCAATTTCCTCGATCGCGGGCCCCTCGGCTTTCCGATCGTGGACGTCTCGGTCTGCCTGCTCGACGGGCAGCATCACGCGGTGGATTCATCGGACATGGCGTTTCAGACTGCCGCCCAGATCGCGATGCGCGAGGGGCTGGCGAAATGCGGGCCGGTCCTGCTCGAGCCCGTCTGCAAGGTTGATATCGATGTGCCCAGCGAGCACACCAGCAAGGTGAACCAGGTGGTGACCGGGCGGCGGGGACAGCTGCTCGGTTTCGACGCCAAGGCGGGCTGGAACGGCTGGGACACGGTGCAGGCGCTGATGCCCCAATCGGAAATGTCGGACCTGATCATCGAGTTGCGCTCCCTGTCCCAGGGGGCGGGCACATTCCGGTTTGCCTTCGACCATCTGCAGGAACTCACCGGGCGCGAGGCGGAAACGGTGCTTCAGGCGCGCCAGAAAGCCGCCTGA
- a CDS encoding pyridoxal phosphate-dependent aminotransferase: MALLAERLSSIKPSPTIAINTLSQELKAQGRDVIGLAAGEPDFDTPQNIKDAAARAMAEGKTKYVSPAGIPELREAICEKLKADNELDYEPGQIHVGCGGKQTIYNALFATIDSGDEVIVAAPYWVSYTDITLLCDGVPVVVNTTQETGFKLTPEALEAAITPKTKWLMMNSPCNPSGAAYTADELRALGEVLLRHPHVWIMPDDMYEKIVYDDFEFTTIAQVVPELYDRTLTLNGLSKAYCMTGWRVGYAAGAPELIKAMNMIASQSTTSTSTISQWAAVEALRGPQDFIAAHNKIFRERRDLVVSMLNQANGLECATPEGAFYVYPSAAGMLGKTTPDGDVLNSDEDVAKYLLGAEGVAVVHGEAFGLSPHFRISYATSNEVLEEACTRIQRACAALN, translated from the coding sequence ATGGCTCTCCTTGCCGAACGTCTGAGCAGTATCAAGCCCTCGCCGACGATCGCGATCAACACCCTGTCCCAGGAGCTCAAGGCCCAGGGACGCGACGTGATCGGCCTCGCGGCGGGCGAACCCGATTTCGATACGCCCCAGAACATCAAGGATGCGGCCGCGCGCGCCATGGCCGAAGGCAAGACCAAATATGTCTCCCCGGCGGGTATTCCCGAGCTGCGCGAGGCGATCTGCGAGAAGCTCAAGGCCGATAACGAGCTCGACTATGAGCCCGGCCAGATTCATGTCGGGTGCGGCGGCAAGCAGACCATCTACAACGCCCTGTTCGCGACGATCGATTCGGGCGACGAGGTGATCGTGGCCGCCCCCTACTGGGTGTCCTACACGGATATCACGCTGCTCTGTGACGGTGTGCCGGTGGTGGTCAACACCACCCAGGAGACCGGCTTCAAGCTGACCCCGGAGGCGCTTGAAGCGGCGATCACGCCGAAGACCAAATGGCTGATGATGAACTCGCCCTGCAACCCGTCGGGCGCGGCCTACACCGCCGACGAGCTGCGCGCGCTGGGCGAGGTGCTGTTGCGCCATCCCCATGTCTGGATCATGCCCGACGATATGTATGAGAAGATCGTCTATGACGATTTCGAATTCACGACGATCGCCCAGGTGGTGCCGGAACTCTATGACCGCACCCTGACCCTGAACGGCCTGTCGAAGGCCTATTGCATGACCGGCTGGAGGGTCGGCTATGCGGCGGGCGCGCCGGAGTTGATCAAGGCGATGAACATGATCGCCTCCCAGTCCACGACCTCGACCTCGACGATCTCCCAATGGGCGGCGGTCGAGGCGCTGCGCGGGCCACAGGATTTCATTGCCGCGCACAACAAGATCTTCAGGGAACGGCGCGACCTCGTCGTGTCGATGCTGAACCAGGCCAACGGGCTGGAATGCGCGACACCCGAGGGCGCGTTCTACGTGTACCCGTCGGCCGCCGGGATGCTCGGAAAGACGACGCCGGACGGCGATGTGCTGAACTCGGACGAGGACGTGGCGAAATACCTGCTCGGCGCCGAGGGCGTCGCGGTGGTGCATGGCGAGGCGTTCGGCCTGTCGCCGCATTTCCGGATTTCCTACGCGACTTCGAACGAGGTGCTGGAAGAGGCCTGCACGCGCATCCAGCGGGCCTGCGCCGCGCTGAACTAG
- a CDS encoding DUF3644 domain-containing protein: MAKQPKKGKSLDRWEIAMVKAMLERGGYPDQEVLAYFTRPTRSVNHRVISEIRTGRKHKTVKSASQQELDTFMLAWPNLDPETGLHVLGDELLIKAREAMISAVHIFNGAGISFRTELFIVTSIVAWTYLLHAHYKQVGIDYRYKRVIAGRKTVVRTSNGAEKYWELGQCLRHEECPLEPGVVKNLEFLLDLRHEIEHRSTKRIDEAVSAKLQACCINFNDAIRSLFGLQYALEHRLSIALQFASFNVDQRELLKQAQNLPANIETMMNEFHENLTPDEQADPRFAYRIAFVQKTANRQASADEAIEFVRSDTAEAEEINRVLLKEVERSKYLPTEIVRTMHAEGFRKFSITKHTDLWKALGAKDKNKPYGTRIAKQWYWYEAWINRVREHCAENFEKYE, translated from the coding sequence GTGGCGAAACAGCCGAAAAAAGGAAAATCACTGGACCGGTGGGAAATTGCCATGGTCAAAGCGATGCTTGAACGTGGCGGTTATCCTGACCAAGAGGTTTTGGCCTATTTCACTAGACCAACGCGCTCGGTGAATCATCGTGTCATTTCTGAAATTCGGACGGGCCGGAAGCACAAAACGGTCAAAAGTGCATCCCAACAAGAGCTCGATACGTTCATGCTAGCCTGGCCGAACTTAGATCCTGAGACTGGGCTGCACGTCCTCGGAGACGAACTTCTTATCAAAGCTCGCGAGGCAATGATTTCCGCGGTCCACATCTTCAACGGCGCAGGCATCTCGTTCCGCACAGAACTATTCATCGTCACTTCGATAGTCGCTTGGACCTATTTGCTCCACGCACACTACAAGCAAGTAGGCATCGACTATCGATACAAGAGGGTGATAGCGGGTCGAAAGACCGTTGTTAGAACCTCCAATGGCGCTGAAAAGTATTGGGAACTCGGACAGTGCCTGCGGCATGAAGAATGTCCTTTGGAGCCTGGTGTCGTAAAAAATTTGGAGTTCCTTTTGGATCTTCGGCATGAGATCGAACATCGTTCAACAAAACGCATAGACGAAGCTGTAAGCGCCAAACTTCAAGCATGCTGCATCAATTTCAACGATGCCATTCGCTCGCTATTTGGGCTGCAGTACGCACTTGAACACAGACTCTCAATCGCTCTTCAGTTCGCGAGTTTTAATGTCGACCAGAGGGAATTACTCAAACAAGCTCAAAATCTTCCCGCTAACATCGAAACAATGATGAATGAGTTCCACGAAAACTTAACGCCCGACGAACAAGCGGACCCACGGTTCGCGTACCGAATTGCTTTCGTCCAGAAAACAGCAAATCGTCAAGCGTCTGCAGACGAAGCAATTGAGTTCGTTCGGTCTGACACTGCGGAAGCAGAAGAAATCAACAGGGTGCTTTTGAAGGAAGTCGAAAGATCAAAGTATCTCCCTACAGAGATCGTTCGCACCATGCATGCCGAGGGGTTTAGAAAATTCTCGATTACCAAGCATACTGATCTATGGAAAGCGCTCGGTGCGAAAGACAAAAACAAGCCCTACGGCACAAGGATCGCGAAGCAGTGGTATTGGTATGAAGCTTGGATCAATCGAGTACGCGAACACTGTGCAGAGAATTTCGAAAAGTACGAATGA
- the uvrB gene encoding excinuclease ABC subunit UvrB — protein MADLAEIQAKYLPTVETLPRRVFAEDHPAGSGPAGFELISDYTPAGDQPQAIVDLVDGLNREEMDQVLLGVTGSGKTFTMAHVIAETDRPALILAPNKTLAAQLFAEMRSFFPNNAVEYFVSYYDYYQPEAYVARSDTYIEKESSINEQIDRMRHAATRVLFERRDVVIVASVSCIYGIGDAESYLKMTKVYQVGDRVDRTQILRDLTELQYRRNDAAFFRGTLRSRGDTVEIFPAHLEDRAWRLSLFGDEIEKITEFDPLTGTTTGELERVTVFANSHYITPKPTLEQARKTIKTELTARLEQLHGEGKLLEAQRLEQRTTFDLEMIAATGACPGIENYSRHLTGRAPGEPPPTLFEYLPKDALLFVDESHITVPQLGGMFRGDLARKGTLADFGFRLPSCVDNRPLKFEEWFEMRPQTVFVSATPGDWEINQTGGVFAEQVVRPTGLTDPVCIIRPVETQVDDLIAECRDAAARGNRVLVTTLTKRMSEDLTEYMHEQGLRVRYMHSDIETLERIEILRDLRLGAFDILIGINLLREGLDIPECALVAILDADKEGYLRSKTSLVQTIGRAARNVDGRVILYADVMTDSLKAALDETERRRAKQEAYNAANGITPESIRTNITDILQSVFERDRVTVEIEDDETTHLVGKDLQTHIAELEQRMQTAAADLEFEEAARLRDEIKRLEAQELSAMGVDLDGSPWKSDDGDSPGKILAAQRAARTRANMTKKPQSGGGKGGHRRKRRARRGP, from the coding sequence ATGGCTGACCTCGCTGAAATTCAAGCCAAATACCTGCCGACGGTTGAGACGTTGCCGCGCCGGGTCTTCGCCGAAGACCACCCGGCGGGCAGCGGCCCGGCCGGGTTCGAGCTGATCTCCGACTACACGCCCGCCGGCGACCAGCCCCAGGCCATCGTCGATCTGGTCGACGGGCTGAACCGCGAGGAAATGGACCAGGTGCTGCTCGGGGTCACGGGCTCGGGCAAGACCTTCACCATGGCCCATGTCATCGCCGAGACGGACCGTCCGGCACTGATCCTGGCGCCGAACAAGACGCTGGCGGCGCAGCTGTTTGCGGAGATGCGCAGCTTCTTCCCGAACAACGCGGTCGAGTATTTCGTCTCCTACTACGACTATTACCAGCCGGAGGCCTATGTCGCCCGGTCGGACACCTATATCGAGAAGGAATCCTCGATCAACGAGCAGATCGACCGGATGCGCCACGCCGCCACCCGCGTCCTGTTCGAACGCCGCGACGTGGTGATCGTCGCGTCGGTGTCGTGCATCTACGGCATCGGCGACGCGGAATCCTATCTCAAGATGACCAAGGTCTATCAGGTCGGCGACCGGGTCGACCGGACCCAAATCCTGCGCGACCTGACCGAGTTGCAATACCGGCGCAATGACGCCGCCTTCTTCCGTGGCACCCTGCGCTCCCGTGGCGACACGGTGGAAATCTTCCCCGCCCATCTGGAGGATCGGGCCTGGCGCCTGTCCCTGTTCGGCGACGAGATCGAGAAAATCACCGAGTTCGACCCGCTGACGGGCACGACCACCGGCGAACTGGAACGGGTGACGGTGTTCGCCAATTCCCATTACATCACGCCGAAGCCGACCCTCGAGCAGGCCCGCAAGACGATCAAGACCGAGCTCACGGCCCGGCTCGAACAGCTCCATGGTGAGGGCAAGCTGCTTGAGGCCCAGCGGCTGGAACAGCGCACGACGTTCGACCTGGAGATGATCGCGGCCACCGGCGCCTGCCCCGGGATCGAGAATTATTCCCGGCACCTGACCGGGCGCGCGCCGGGCGAGCCGCCCCCCACCCTGTTCGAGTATCTGCCGAAGGACGCGCTGCTATTCGTCGACGAATCCCACATCACCGTGCCCCAGCTGGGCGGCATGTTCCGGGGCGACCTCGCGCGCAAGGGCACCCTGGCCGATTTCGGCTTCCGCCTGCCGTCCTGCGTCGATAACCGGCCGCTCAAATTCGAGGAGTGGTTCGAGATGCGGCCCCAGACCGTGTTCGTCTCGGCCACGCCGGGCGACTGGGAGATCAACCAGACCGGCGGCGTGTTCGCCGAGCAGGTCGTGCGGCCCACGGGCCTGACCGACCCGGTCTGCATCATCCGCCCGGTCGAGACCCAGGTGGACGATTTGATCGCCGAGTGCCGCGACGCCGCCGCCAGGGGCAACCGGGTGCTGGTCACCACCCTGACCAAGCGCATGTCGGAAGACCTGACCGAATACATGCACGAACAGGGGCTGCGGGTCCGCTACATGCATTCGGACATCGAGACCCTGGAGCGGATCGAAATCCTCCGCGATTTGCGCCTCGGCGCCTTCGACATCCTGATCGGCATCAACCTGCTGCGCGAGGGGCTCGATATCCCCGAATGCGCGCTCGTCGCCATCCTCGACGCCGACAAGGAGGGCTATCTGCGCTCCAAGACCTCGCTGGTGCAGACCATCGGCCGGGCCGCGCGAAACGTCGACGGCCGGGTGATCCTGTATGCCGACGTCATGACCGACAGCCTCAAGGCCGCGCTCGACGAGACCGAACGGCGGCGGGCGAAACAGGAAGCCTATAACGCCGCGAACGGCATCACGCCGGAATCGATCCGCACCAACATCACCGACATCCTGCAATCCGTGTTCGAGCGCGACCGGGTGACAGTCGAGATCGAGGATGACGAGACCACGCATCTGGTCGGCAAGGACCTGCAGACCCATATCGCCGAGCTTGAGCAACGCATGCAGACCGCCGCCGCGGACCTGGAATTCGAGGAGGCCGCGCGCCTGCGCGACGAGATCAAGCGCCTCGAGGCCCAGGAACTGTCCGCCATGGGCGTGGACCTGGACGGGTCGCCGTGGAAAAGCGATGACGGCGACAGCCCGGGAAAAATCCTGGCGGCCCAGCGCGCGGCCCGCACCAGGGCCAATATGACGAAAAAACCGCAATCCGGCGGCGGCAAGGGCGGTCACAGACGAAAACGGCGGGCGCGCCGCGGACCCTGA
- a CDS encoding ester cyclase has translation MSAADNQRLVETFFNVMWNSWDDATMRDILDPDIDFRGSIGLQVNGHDGFAGYMQTIRDAFPDFHNRIDDIVATDNRAVARLTYTGTHDGPLFGHAATGRPIEYAGVAMFTMAGGKITKVWVLGDRLALMEQIGAISAS, from the coding sequence ATGTCAGCCGCCGATAACCAGCGCCTGGTCGAGACGTTCTTCAATGTCATGTGGAACAGTTGGGATGACGCGACGATGCGCGACATCCTCGATCCCGACATCGATTTCCGCGGCTCCATCGGCCTGCAGGTGAACGGCCATGACGGGTTCGCGGGCTACATGCAGACCATCCGCGACGCGTTCCCGGATTTCCACAACCGGATCGACGACATCGTCGCCACCGACAACCGCGCCGTGGCGCGCCTGACCTATACCGGTACCCATGACGGGCCGCTGTTCGGCCATGCCGCGACCGGCAGACCCATTGAATATGCCGGGGTGGCGATGTTCACGATGGCCGGCGGAAAGATCACGAAGGTCTGGGTGCTGGGCGACCGGCTGGCGCTGATGGAGCAGATCGGGGCGATTTCGGCTTCGTAG